The Pseudomonas viciae genomic interval AGACGTGTTCACCTGGCTGTCGAAGTCCGCCAGGAAGATGTTCACGGTCCCGGAGTTGCCGCCCATGCTCTGCTTGAGGGTGTTGAACACCGAGGTCAGCGAGTTTTTGGCCGCCGTGAGGGACGCCTCGCTCATACTGCCGGAGCTATCGACCATGAAGGCGATGTTGTAGTTGGTGCCCGGCACCACTGTCAGCCCGCCGATGTCAGCGACCACCACGTCGTTACCGTCGGTGCCGGTCACGTTGTCACTGCCGGAGGTGGCGGTGATGGCGTTGTAGGTCGCCGGGTACACGGTGACTGGGATCTGCGCCGTGGTGGTCGCCGATCCGCCGAGGGCTTCGGTGGAGGTGGAAGTCACGGTCAGGTTGAGCTGGCCGTTGTAATAGGTCGGCGGGGTCAGGGTCAGGCTGCCCAGGTTCCAGCCACTGACCGACGCTTCGCCGTTGCTGCCCACGGTCGCGAAGTGGCCCGCGCCGTCGCTCAGCACACTGCCTTCCGGCATGCCGCCAATCTTCACGCTCAGGCTTTCGGAGCCGTCGGTGTCAGTCAGGGCGGTGGTGATTTTCGACAGGTGCACGCTGGTGCCTTCGGCGCCTTCGTTGAGCTTGAAGCCGTCGTAATAACCTTCGCCGTTGGTACCGTGCAAATCGGAGACCGTCACGCCAGCGTTCGTCAGGTCGGTCACGCTGGTGTACAACGGCACGCCGGCGCCGTTCAGGTCGACCGGTGTGCTGCCGTTGACCGACAGGTTCACGTCATAGCTGCCCGGACCGGTCTGGTTGTGGTGGTAGATGTCCAGGGTGTAGTAGCCGCTGGAGGTCGGGGTGAACGAGCCGTTCAACTTGCCGCCCGCGCCCCAGGTGATGGCCGCCACGTCCTTGCCGCCGATGGTCACCAGCAGGCTGTCGTCGCCGGTACCGCTGAAGGTGTAGGTCTTGCCGGCTTCGAGGAAGATCAGGCCCGAGGTTTTCGACGCTGTGCCCGGGTTGACGTTGCTGTCGGACTGCACGTTGGTCACGGTGCCGCTGCTGTTCGGCGTGCCGGCGGCATCGATCACCGATTTAAGGGTGCCGGATGGCGCACCGCTGCCATCGGTGCCCAGGCCCGACAGGCCGGTCCAGACCTCCTTGATCAAACCGGTGGAGGTCACGGCGTTGCCGGCCACGTTGAGGGTCGGTGCGTCGGCGACTGGGGTGATGTCGATTTTCACAGTGCCGGTATTGCCCAGTGCCTGGCCATCGGTTTGCTGGAATTTGACCTGTGCGTAGTCGGCCTGGTTGTTGCCCGTGCTGCTGCCAACATAACCATTGGCGCCGGACTCGTTGGCGTCCGGAGTGAAGCGCAGCTTGCCGGCGTCGATGTCAGCCTTGGTGAAGGTCTGGTTGTTGGCCACGTCCTTCCAGGTTGCACCGTCCAGGTACTGCAATTTGCCATCGGCCGGCAGCTCGGTGATTTTCACACCCAGGCTGGCGGCGGCATTGTCCACGTCGCTGACGCCGAAGGTCGACCAGCCGAGGACCAGAGAAGTGTCTTCGGTACCGGTCACGGCGCCGCCAGTGGCAACCGGCGCATCATTGACCCCGACCACGTTCACCGTGGTGGTGGCGGTGTTGGAGTAGTTGCTGCCATCGGTCACCGTCACGGTGATGATGCGCGGCACGGTGCTCGGATCTTCGCTGTTGTTAATGAAGCTGATGTTCTTGATCTGCTGCATGTAGTCGGCCAGCGTCGCGTTGCCCGACAGCGTCAGCGTGACTTTGCCATCGGTGCTGTTGGCGTTGATGCTGATGCCGTTGACGCTGTTGCCCAGGTTCAGCGCATCGCCGGGCTGACGGTTGGTCAGCACGATGGTGGCGCCGGTCAGCATGGTGCTGTCCGGGTCGGTGATTTTCAGGTCGGTGTCGCCGATGGACACGCCCGGGCCAGTGGTGCCTTCGGTGAAGGTCACCTGATAATCGGCGCCGGACTTGCCGCTGGAGTTGTTGGCGTCCAGGTCGAGCACTGGCGGCGCATCGTTGTCGATGATCGAGGTGCTGACGCTGCCGTTGGTGCCGCTGACAGCCAACTGCTCGAAGTTGCCACCGGTGGCCGAGTCAATCTTGACCACGAAGTTTTCCGTGCCTTCGGTGATCTTGTCATCCAGTGTTGCCACGTCAAAGGTGGCACTGGTGGCGTTGGCCGGGACCTTCACGGTGTACACCCCGGTGAAATCCGTGCCGTCGGCGGCGGTACCGCTGTAGACGATTTTGACCGTCACCTCGGTTTGCGCCGGATTCGTCAGGCTGACTGTGTACGTGGCGGCTTGGCCTTCGGTGACCGAGGTGCTGCCGGAGATGCTGACGGTGGTGGTGTTGACGGTGTCGGTGACATCGGTGACCGCTGGCGTGGTGCTTGGCACCAGGTTTTCGAAGTTGCCACCGGTGGCGTTATCAATGCTGACTTCGACTTTGCCGGCGTCTTTGTAGACGTCGTCAGTCGGTGCATCAACGCTGACGCTACCCGTGGTGGCGCCGGCAGCGATGTTGATCACGGCACCGTTGCTCAGGGTTACGGTGACTGGAGTGCCGGCGGCATTGGTCAGGGTTGCGGTGTAGGTGATCTGACCACCTTCGGCGACAGTATCGGTTGCCGACAGAGTCAGGCCCGTGGAGTCTTGGACATCAGTGACCGAGGTTTCAGCCGGTGTTTGATCTGCAACCAGGTTCTCGTAATTACCGCCCTGAGCGTCGTCAATCTTCACGCTCAGTGAATCACCACCCGCCAACGCATCGTTTGGCGTGGTGAAATTCACAGTGCCCGAACTGGAGCCGACCGGAATCGTGATGCTCTGGCCGTTGCTCAAGGTCACAACCAGTGGAGCACCGGTGACCGGAGCATTGACCGAGGCGGTGTAAACAACGGTGCCGCCTTCGGCCACGGTAGAAGTAGCAGTCAGGCTGACGGTTGACGTATCGATGGTGTCAGTAACGTCAGTGACGGCTGGCGTGGTGCTTGGCACCAGGTTCTCGAAGTTGCCGCCGGTGGCGTTATCAATGCTGACTTCAACTTTGCCGGCATCTTTGTAGACGTCATCAGTCGGTGCATCAACGCTGACGCTGCCCGTGGTGGCGCCGGCAGCGATGTTGATCACGGCGCCATTGCTCAGGGTTACGGTCACTGGCGAACCAGCGGCATTGGTCAGGGTTGCGGTATAGGTGATCTGACCGCCTTCGGCGACGGTGTCGGTCGCCGATAGAGTCAGGCCCGTGGTGTCCTGGACATCGGTCACTGAAGTGTCGGCAGGCGTGCCGTCGATTTCCAGTTTTTCATAGTTGCCGCCCTGAGCGTCATCGATTTTCACGCTCAAGTTATCGCCGCCAGCAAGGGCGTCGTTTGGTGTAGCGAAGTTGACCGAGCCGCTGCTCGAACCGACCGGAATGGTAATGCTCTGGCCGTTCGACAGAGTGACGACCAGCGGAGCACCGGTGACCGGAGCATTGACCGAGGCGGTGTAAACGATGGTGCCGCCTTCAGCCACAGTCGAGGTCGCGGTCAGCGAAACGGTGCTGGTGTCGATGGTGTCAGTGACATCAGTAACCGCTGGCGTGGTGCTAGGTACGAGGTTCTCGAAGTTACCGCCAGTGGCGTTATCAATGCTGACTTCAACTTTGCCGGCATCTTTGTAGACGTCGTCAGTCGGTGCATCAACGCTGACGCTGCCTGTGGTGGCACCGGCGGCGATGTTGATCACCGCGCCATTGCTCAAGGTTACGGTCACTGGCGAACCAGCGGCATTGGTCAGGGTTGCGGTGTAGGTGATCTGACCGCCTTCGGCGACGGTGTCGGTCGCCGATAGAGTCAGGCCCGTGGTGTCCTGGACATCGGTCACTGAAGTGTCGGCAGGCGTGCCGTCGATTTCCAGTTTTTCATAGTTGCCGCCCTGAGCGTCATCGATTTTCACGCTCAAGTTATCGCCGCCAGCAAGGGCGTCGTTTGGTGTAGCGAAGTTGACCGAGCCGCTGCTCGAACCGACCGGAATGGTAATGCTCTGGCCGTTCGACAGAGTGACGACCAGCGGAGCACCGGTGACCGGAGCATTGACCGAGGCGGTGTAAACGATGGTGCCGCCTTCAGCCACAGTCGAGGTCGCGGTCAGCGAAACGGTGCTGGTGTCGATGGTGTCAGTGACATCAGTAACCGCTGGCGTGGTGCTAGGTACGAGGTTCTCGAAGTTACCGCCAGTGGCGTTATCAATGCTGACTTCAACCTTGCCAGCGTCTTTGTAAACGTCGTCAGTCGGTGCATCAACGCTGACGCTGCCTGTGGTGGCACCGGCGGCGATGTTGATCACGGCGCCATTGCTCAGGGTCACAGTGACCGGGGTTCCGGCGGCGTTGGTCAAGGTTGCGGTGTAGGTGATCTGACCGCCTTCGGCGACGGTGTCGGTCGCCGACAGAGTCAGGCCCGTGGTGTCCTGGACATCGGTCACTGAAGTGTCGGCAGGCGTGCCGTCGATTTCCAGTTTTTCGTAGTTGCCGCCCTGAGCGTCATCGATTTTCACGCTCAAGTTATCGCCGCCAGCAAGGGCGTCGTTTGGTGTAGCGAAGTTGACCGAGCCGCTGCTCGAACCGACCGGAATGGTAATGCTCTGGCCGTTCGACAGAGTGACGACCAGTGGAGCGCCGGTAACTGGTGCGTTCACCGAAGCGGTGTAAACGATGGTGCCACCTTCAGCCACAGTCGAGGTCGCGGTCAGCGAAACGGTGCTGGTGTCGATGGTATCAGTGACGTCGGTGACCGCTGGCGTGGTGTTTGGCACCAGGTTTTCGAAGTTGCCGCCAGTGGCGTTATCAATGCTGACTTCAACCTTGCCGGCATCTTTGTAGACGTCATCAGCCGGTGCGTCGACGCTGACGCTGCCCGTGGTGGCGCCGGCAGCGATGTTGATCACGGCACCGTTGCTCAGGGTTACGGTGACTGGAGTGCCGGCGGCATTGGTCAGGGTTGCGGTGTAGGTGATCTGACCACCTTCGGCGACAGTATCGGTTGCCGACAGAGTCAGGCCCGTGGAGTCCTGGACATCAGTGACCGAGGTTTCAGCCGGTGTTTGATCTGCAACCAGGTTCTCGTAATTACCGCCCTGAGCGTCATCGATCTTAACGCTCAAGTTATCGCCGCCAGCGAGGGCGTCGTTTGGTGTGGTGAAATTCACGGTACCTGAGCTGGAGCCGACTGGAATCGTGATGCTCTGGCCGTTCGACAGAGTGACGACCAACGGAGCGCCGGTAACCGGTGCGTTCACCGAAGCGGTGTAAACGATGGTGCCACCTTCAGCCACAGTCGAGGTCGCGGTCAGCGAAACGGTGCTGGTGTCGATGGTATCAGTGACGTCGGTGACCGCTGGCGTGGTGTTTGGCACCAGGTTTTCGAAGTTGCCGCCAGTGGCGTTATCAATGCTGACTTCAACTTTGCCGGCATCTTTGTAGACGTCGTCAGTCGGTGCATCAACGCTGACGCTGCCTGTGGTGGCACCGGCGGCGATGTTGATCACCGCGCCATTGCTCAAGGTTACGGTCACTGGCGAACCAGCGGCATTGGTCAGGGTTGCGGTGTAGGTGATCTGACCGCCTTCAGCCACTTCGGTGGACGCCGACAAGCTCAGGCCGGTCGCGTCGACCGAATCGGTGATTGTGGTGACCGCAGGCGTAGTGCTCGGCACCAGGTTTTCAAAATTGCCACCCGTTGCGCCAGTAATGGTGGTGCTAACGGTGCTGCCATTGTTGTAGACGTCATTGGCCGGGGTATCGACAGCGACGGTACCGGTGGTCTGGCCCGCAGCGATGGTGATGACCGAGCCGTTGCTCAAGGTCACGGTCACTGGAGTTTGAGCCGGGTTGGTCAGGGTAGCGGTGTAAGTGATCTGGCCGCCTTCAGTGATGGTCTCGCTGGCGGTCAAAGTCAGGCCGGTAGCATCGACCGAATCAGTGATTGTGGTAACTGCAGGCGTGGTGCTTGGCACCAGGTTTTCAAAATTGCCGCCGGTCGCACCGGTAATAGTGGTGCTAACGGTGCTGCCATTGTTGTAGACGTCATTGGCCGGGGTATCGACGGCGACGGTACCGGTGGTCTGGCCCGCAGCGATGGTGATGACCGAGCCGTTGCTCAAGGTCACGGTCACTGGAGTTTGAGCCGGGTTGGTCAGGGTAGCGGTGTAAGTGATCTGGCCGCCTTCAGTGATGGTATCGCTGGCGGTCAAAGTCAGGCCGGTCGCGTCGACCGAATCGGTGATCGTGGTGACCGCAGGCGTGGTGCTCGGCACCAGGTTTTCAAAGTTGCCGCCGGTCGCACCGGTAATAGTGGTGCTAACGGTGCTGCCATTGTTGTAGACGTCATTGGCCGGGGTATCGACAGCGACGGTACCGGTGGTCTGGCCCGCAGCGATGGTAATGACCGAGCCATTGCTCAAGGTCACGGTCACTGGAGTTTGAGCCGGGTTGGTCAGGGTCGCGGTGTAAGTGATCTGGCCGCCTTCAGTGATGGTCTCGCTGGCGGTCAAAGTCAGGCCGGTAGCATCGACCGAATCGGTAATCGTGGTGACCGCAGGCGTGGTGCTCGGCACCAGGTTTTCAAAATTGCCACCCGTTGCGCCAGTAATGGTGGTGCTAACGGTGCTGCCATTGTTGTAGACGTCATTGGCCGGGGTATCGACAGCGACGGTACCGGTGGTCTGGCCCGCAGCGATGGTAATGACCGAGCCATTGCTCAAGGTCACGGTCACTGGAGTTTGAGCCGGGTTGGTCAGGGTAGCGGTGTAGGTGATCTGGCCACCTTCAGTCACCGTATTGTCTGCCGACAGGGTGACGTTGGTGGTGTCGATGGTGTCGGTGATCTGGGTTACGGCCGGCGTGGTAGGCAGGGTCACGGCAATGCCGCTGCCGCCGGTGGTACCGGTGACGGTCACGCTGATCTGGCTTGGGTCGTTGTAGACGGTGTCGTTCGGTGCCAGCGGTACGTTGACGCTGCCGGTGGTTTGTCCGGCAGGAATCACGATCACGGAGCCGTTGGACAGGGTCACGGTCAGGTCGGTCTGGGGCGCCTGGGTAACGGTCGCGGTGTAGACCAGCACGCCGCCGGCCTCGGTCAGAGTCGGGGTGGCGCTCAGGGTCAAAGTCGAATTGAGCAGCGCGTTGGCTGTGGTGTCAGCATTGGTGTCGCCGCCTGTGATGTCGTCGTCAGCGGCTGCGGTCGTGCTCAAACCTTCAGTCGGGAAACCCACGGTGGGATCGACGCTGCCAGCGGTGGCATCCAGCACCACAAAGCTGTGGCCGCCACCGGCGGCACCACCCGTACCTGCGGCGGTAGCGCCGGCGGCGGTGGCTTCCAGGGCGGTCGTCGGGTCGACGCCTGCGGCGATGGCTTGTTGTAGCTCTTCTACCGACGGCGCGGCCTGAGCGGTGGCTTGTGCCAGGTCAGTGGAAGAATCTGGAGCACTGGCGCTCCACTGAGTGTCGCGGCCCAGGTCCAGGGAGCGGCCATCGGCCAGCTCCAGTGTGACGGCGCCGGCAGGGCCGGTGTCCAGCTGGTCGCCCGTGTACAGGCGATCCCCTTCAATGAGTACGCGCCGAATGCCCTCGGGGGATACGGCGAAAACCTGACCGACAATGCTTTTGACAACGGCAACAACACTGCTCATTGAAGATTCTCCGGGTGCCACGCTCAGTAGACTTCCATGGACCCGCGGCCAATGGCAGCAACGGTCTGGACGTTCTTGTTTCACTAAATAAGGTTGTTTTGACGCTTTTCGGTGTCAATATTTTGGCTTATTTTTTTTGGATGATTTGTTTGTGCCAAAGTATTGACCTTATGCTGGCCATCCTAAACAATCGCTGCCGCAATGTCACATTGATATTTAAGCGGCGACCTGTTCTTTCGGTGCATGTTCCAGCTCCTGCTTTGAACTTTCCGACATACGGTTATTCCGGTTGCCATCATCCGATGCAGCGCCACGTTTCGCTGTGATCCAAGACAAGTGTTTCAGGAAGAAATCCACTATGCGTTCGCCCTTGTTCATGGCTTTACCCTTCGCCCTCGCCGCCAGTTTCGTCCAAGCACAAACCTTGCCGCAGGCCATGCAACAGGCGCTGGATGTCCACCCTGAAATTCAGGCGGGTGTGAACAGTCGCCTCGCGGCGGACTACCAGCTCAAGGCGGCCAAGGGCGGCTACCTGCCTAGGGTGGATCTCGCAGCTGGGTATGGCCGGGAAGGTACCGACAGCGTCACTACCCGTTCGGGTGGCACCAATCATTGGGAAACCTTGAACCGCAGCGAGTCGAGCCTGCGCCTGTCGCAAATGGTTTTTGACGGTTTTGCGACGTCGAGCGAAGTGGGGCGTCAACAAGCTACCGTCAATGCCCGTGCCTATTCGTTGCTGGACGCCTCCGAGCGCACCGGGCTGACCGTGGCCCAGGTTTACCTGGACGTGCTGACCCGTCGCGAGTTCGTGCGCCTGGCCGAGGAAAACCTCAAGAGCCACGAGCGCATCTTCGACCAGATCAAGCTGCGCACCAGTCGTGGCGTGGGCAGCGGTGCCGACCTGGACCAGGCCGAAGCGCGGATGGCCCAGGCCCGCAATAACCTGATCACCGAACAAACCAACCTGGCCGACGCCGAGACCAATTACCTCAGTGCGGTGGGCCAACTGCCCGATCAACTGGATCGTCCCGCCGATTTTCTGGCGCTGTTGCCGGCCAACCTGACCGAAGCCCGCGCCCAAATGCTGGAAAACAGCCCGGTACTGCGTTCTGCCGAAGCGGACATCGCGGCTGCCGAGCAGCAGTACGAGGCCGCCAAGTCGAGCTTCTACCCACGCTTCGACGCTGAACTGGGTCGCACCGCCGACAACGACCTGGACGGCCAGAACGGTCACAACAATGAATGGCAAGCCATGCTGCGCATGCGTTTCAACCTGTATGCCGGCGGCAGCAACAAGGCGGACCTGGAGTCCAAGTCGTACCTGTCCAATCAGGCCCTGGATATCCGCAACAACGCGCTGCGCCAGCTTAATGAAGAGCTGGGCCTGGCTTGGAACGCCTTGAACAACGCCAACGCCCAAGTGCCGATCGCCCAACAATACGTAGATCACAGCACGAGCGTGCGCACCGCCTACCAGAAACAGTTCAGCCTTGGCGAGCGGACCCTGCTTGACTTGCTCGACAGCGAAAACGAGCTGTTCAGCGCCTCCCGCCGCCTGGCGGAAATCAAGAATGTGCAACTGTTCACCCAATATCGGATCAAGGCGACCATGGGTCAGTTGCTCAAAAGTCAGGGCGTGGTCGCGCCGTTGGCATCGGTTGTGCAGAATGACGTGAAGCCCAAGGTTCAGTTGCCTGGGATGAATTGAGTCATCCATCCAGTTTTGATCAGCAAAGAGTGCCGAGCGTGGAATCAGAAGTCAGTCGAGTCGAACTCATCCATGATCCACGCACGCTGCACGATGACCCGTTGCTGGACGGTTTGCTGGCGCTCTGCATGCTGCATCAGAAGCCGGCCAGCGCGGCGATGCTCACCACGGGCCTACCGCTGCCCAAGCAACGGCTGAGCGTCGAGTTATTGTCGCGCGCAGCGGCCCGTGCCGGTTTGCAAGGTCGGGTGCTGCAACGCAAGCTTGAACAGATCCCGACCATCGCCATGCCGGCCCTGTTGCTGCTCAAGGACGGGCGCAGCGCCGTGTTGCTGGGCTGGGTTGGTGACGACCAGGCGCGGCTGCTGCTCAGCGAAAGCGATGGCGGTGAAGTGACGGTCAGTCGCGAATTGCTGGCTGATGACTACAGCGGCAAGGTCTTCTTCGCCCAACCCCAGCATAAATTTGACGTCAACCACGGCACGCTGATTCCCCGGGCGCGTTCGTGGTTCCGCGACACCCTCAAGCGTTCCCGTTGGCTGTACGCCGACGCCATCGCCGCCAGCCTGCTGATCAACATCATCGCCATGGCCGCGCCACTGTTCGTGATGAACGTCTACGACCGTGTGGTGCCGAACCAGGCCGAATCGACCCTGTGGGTGTTGGCCATCGGCATCACTGGCGCCTACATCTTCGACCTGATCCTCAAGATGCTGCGCAGTTTGTGCCTGGACCTGGCCGGCAAGAAAACCGACCTGATCATTTCGGCCACGCTGTTCGAGCGCATCGTCGGCATGGCCATGAAATACCGCCCGGCGCGGGTCGGCAGCTTTGCCCAGAACATCCATGAGTTCCAGAGCCTGCGGGACTTCCTCGCCTCGCTGACCCTCACCAGCCTGATCGATTTGCCGTTCACCCTGCTGATCTTCATGGTCATCGCGATCCTCGGTGGGCACCTGGTGTGGATTCCGGTGCTGGCGTTCCCGATTGCCCTGTTGATCGGCTATGCGTTGCAGAAACCCTTGGTGGCAACCATGGAGCGAACCATGGCCCTGGGCGCCGAGCGCCAGTCCAGCCTGATCGAAACCCTGGCGGGCCTGGATGCGGTGAAGGTCAACAACGCCGAGAGCGAGCGTCAGTACCAGTGGGAACAGACCATTGGCACCCTTAGCCGTCTCGAGCTGCGGGTGAAAATGCTGTCCGGCCTGGCGATGAACATCACCTTGCTGATCCAGCAACTGGCCGGGGTGATCATGATCGTCTTCGGCGTTTACCAGATCATTGACGGCAACCTGAGCATGGGCGGGTTGATCGCCTGCTACATGCTCAGCGGTCGCGCCCTCAGCCCATTGGCGTCGCTGTCTGGCCTGCTGACCCGCTACCAGCAGGCGCGGGTGACCATGACTTCGGTCGACCAGATGATGGAGCTGCCCCAGGAGCGCAACTTCGACGAGCGTCCGCTGAGCCGCAAGGTCCTGCAGGGCGCCGTTGAATGCCGTCAGTTGAATTTCACCTACCCGAACCAACAGAACGCCGCACTGAAGAACATCAACCTGGTGATCAAGCCGGGCGAGAAAATCGGCATCATCGGCCGCAGCGGTTCGGGCAAGAGCTCCTTGGCCAAGTTGCTGGTGGGCCTTTACCAGCCCGACGACGGCGCGTTGCTGGTAGACGGCGTGGACATCCGCCAGATCGACGTCAGCGAGCTGCGCTACAACATCGGTTATGTGCCCCAGGACATCCAACTGCTGGCCGGCACCCTGCGGGACAACCTGACCTCCGGCGCCCGTTACGTCGAAGACGAGCTGGTGCTCCAGGCCGCCGAGCTGGCAGGGGTGCATGAGTTCGCGCGCCTGCATCCGCAAGGCTATGAACTGCAGGTTGGTGAGCGTGGGCAGAACCTGTCCGGTGGCCAGCGCCAGAACGTCGCCCTGGCCCGCGCATTGCTGCTCAACCCGCCGATCCTGTTGCTGGACGAACCCACCAGCGCCATGGACAACACCGGCGAGGAGCGCTTGAAACAGCGCCTGGCCGCCGTGGTGGAAAACAAGACGGTACTGCTGGTGACGCATCGGGCATCCTTGCTGTCGCTGGTGGACCGCCTGCTGGTGATCGACCGTGGGCAGATACTGGCCGACGGCCCGAAAGCGGTCGTGATGGAAGCGTTGAAGAAGGGGCAGATCAGTGTTGCTTAAGTCGGGTTTCAAGGACGCCATCGGCCGC includes:
- a CDS encoding TolC family outer membrane protein, which produces MRSPLFMALPFALAASFVQAQTLPQAMQQALDVHPEIQAGVNSRLAADYQLKAAKGGYLPRVDLAAGYGREGTDSVTTRSGGTNHWETLNRSESSLRLSQMVFDGFATSSEVGRQQATVNARAYSLLDASERTGLTVAQVYLDVLTRREFVRLAEENLKSHERIFDQIKLRTSRGVGSGADLDQAEARMAQARNNLITEQTNLADAETNYLSAVGQLPDQLDRPADFLALLPANLTEARAQMLENSPVLRSAEADIAAAEQQYEAAKSSFYPRFDAELGRTADNDLDGQNGHNNEWQAMLRMRFNLYAGGSNKADLESKSYLSNQALDIRNNALRQLNEELGLAWNALNNANAQVPIAQQYVDHSTSVRTAYQKQFSLGERTLLDLLDSENELFSASRRLAEIKNVQLFTQYRIKATMGQLLKSQGVVAPLASVVQNDVKPKVQLPGMN
- a CDS encoding type I secretion system permease/ATPase is translated as MESEVSRVELIHDPRTLHDDPLLDGLLALCMLHQKPASAAMLTTGLPLPKQRLSVELLSRAAARAGLQGRVLQRKLEQIPTIAMPALLLLKDGRSAVLLGWVGDDQARLLLSESDGGEVTVSRELLADDYSGKVFFAQPQHKFDVNHGTLIPRARSWFRDTLKRSRWLYADAIAASLLINIIAMAAPLFVMNVYDRVVPNQAESTLWVLAIGITGAYIFDLILKMLRSLCLDLAGKKTDLIISATLFERIVGMAMKYRPARVGSFAQNIHEFQSLRDFLASLTLTSLIDLPFTLLIFMVIAILGGHLVWIPVLAFPIALLIGYALQKPLVATMERTMALGAERQSSLIETLAGLDAVKVNNAESERQYQWEQTIGTLSRLELRVKMLSGLAMNITLLIQQLAGVIMIVFGVYQIIDGNLSMGGLIACYMLSGRALSPLASLSGLLTRYQQARVTMTSVDQMMELPQERNFDERPLSRKVLQGAVECRQLNFTYPNQQNAALKNINLVIKPGEKIGIIGRSGSGKSSLAKLLVGLYQPDDGALLVDGVDIRQIDVSELRYNIGYVPQDIQLLAGTLRDNLTSGARYVEDELVLQAAELAGVHEFARLHPQGYELQVGERGQNLSGGQRQNVALARALLLNPPILLLDEPTSAMDNTGEERLKQRLAAVVENKTVLLVTHRASLLSLVDRLLVIDRGQILADGPKAVVMEALKKGQISVA
- a CDS encoding retention module-containing protein, whose product is MSSVVAVVKSIVGQVFAVSPEGIRRVLIEGDRLYTGDQLDTGPAGAVTLELADGRSLDLGRDTQWSASAPDSSTDLAQATAQAAPSVEELQQAIAAGVDPTTALEATAAGATAAGTGGAAGGGHSFVVLDATAGSVDPTVGFPTEGLSTTAAADDDITGGDTNADTTANALLNSTLTLSATPTLTEAGGVLVYTATVTQAPQTDLTVTLSNGSVIVIPAGQTTGSVNVPLAPNDTVYNDPSQISVTVTGTTGGSGIAVTLPTTPAVTQITDTIDTTNVTLSADNTVTEGGQITYTATLTNPAQTPVTVTLSNGSVITIAAGQTTGTVAVDTPANDVYNNGSTVSTTITGATGGNFENLVPSTTPAVTTITDSVDATGLTLTASETITEGGQITYTATLTNPAQTPVTVTLSNGSVITIAAGQTTGTVAVDTPANDVYNNGSTVSTTITGATGGNFENLVPSTTPAVTTITDSVDATGLTLTASDTITEGGQITYTATLTNPAQTPVTVTLSNGSVITIAAGQTTGTVAVDTPANDVYNNGSTVSTTITGATGGNFENLVPSTTPAVTTITDSVDATGLTLTASETITEGGQITYTATLTNPAQTPVTVTLSNGSVITIAAGQTTGTVAVDTPANDVYNNGSTVSTTITGATGGNFENLVPSTTPAVTTITDSVDATGLSLSASTEVAEGGQITYTATLTNAAGSPVTVTLSNGAVINIAAGATTGSVSVDAPTDDVYKDAGKVEVSIDNATGGNFENLVPNTTPAVTDVTDTIDTSTVSLTATSTVAEGGTIVYTASVNAPVTGAPLVVTLSNGQSITIPVGSSSGTVNFTTPNDALAGGDNLSVKIDDAQGGNYENLVADQTPAETSVTDVQDSTGLTLSATDTVAEGGQITYTATLTNAAGTPVTVTLSNGAVINIAAGATTGSVSVDAPADDVYKDAGKVEVSIDNATGGNFENLVPNTTPAVTDVTDTIDTSTVSLTATSTVAEGGTIVYTASVNAPVTGAPLVVTLSNGQSITIPVGSSSGSVNFATPNDALAGGDNLSVKIDDAQGGNYEKLEIDGTPADTSVTDVQDTTGLTLSATDTVAEGGQITYTATLTNAAGTPVTVTLSNGAVINIAAGATTGSVSVDAPTDDVYKDAGKVEVSIDNATGGNFENLVPSTTPAVTDVTDTIDTSTVSLTATSTVAEGGTIVYTASVNAPVTGAPLVVTLSNGQSITIPVGSSSGSVNFATPNDALAGGDNLSVKIDDAQGGNYEKLEIDGTPADTSVTDVQDTTGLTLSATDTVAEGGQITYTATLTNAAGSPVTVTLSNGAVINIAAGATTGSVSVDAPTDDVYKDAGKVEVSIDNATGGNFENLVPSTTPAVTDVTDTIDTSTVSLTATSTVAEGGTIVYTASVNAPVTGAPLVVTLSNGQSITIPVGSSSGSVNFATPNDALAGGDNLSVKIDDAQGGNYEKLEIDGTPADTSVTDVQDTTGLTLSATDTVAEGGQITYTATLTNAAGSPVTVTLSNGAVINIAAGATTGSVSVDAPTDDVYKDAGKVEVSIDNATGGNFENLVPSTTPAVTDVTDTIDTSTVSLTATSTVAEGGTVVYTASVNAPVTGAPLVVTLSNGQSITIPVGSSSGTVNFTTPNDALAGGDSLSVKIDDAQGGNYENLVADQTPAETSVTDVQDSTGLTLSATDTVAEGGQITYTATLTNAAGTPVTVTLSNGAVINIAAGATTGSVSVDAPTDDVYKDAGKVEVSIDNATGGNFENLVPSTTPAVTDVTDTVNTTTVSISGSTSVTEGQAATYTVSLTNPAQTEVTVKIVYSGTAADGTDFTGVYTVKVPANATSATFDVATLDDKITEGTENFVVKIDSATGGNFEQLAVSGTNGSVSTSIIDNDAPPVLDLDANNSSGKSGADYQVTFTEGTTGPGVSIGDTDLKITDPDSTMLTGATIVLTNRQPGDALNLGNSVNGISINANSTDGKVTLTLSGNATLADYMQQIKNISFINNSEDPSTVPRIITVTVTDGSNYSNTATTTVNVVGVNDAPVATGGAVTGTEDTSLVLGWSTFGVSDVDNAAASLGVKITELPADGKLQYLDGATWKDVANNQTFTKADIDAGKLRFTPDANESGANGYVGSSTGNNQADYAQVKFQQTDGQALGNTGTVKIDITPVADAPTLNVAGNAVTSTGLIKEVWTGLSGLGTDGSGAPSGTLKSVIDAAGTPNSSGTVTNVQSDSNVNPGTASKTSGLIFLEAGKTYTFSGTGDDSLLVTIGGKDVAAITWGAGGKLNGSFTPTSSGYYTLDIYHHNQTGPGSYDVNLSVNGSTPVDLNGAGVPLYTSVTDLTNAGVTVSDLHGTNGEGYYDGFKLNEGAEGTSVHLSKITTALTDTDGSESLSVKIGGMPEGSVLSDGAGHFATVGSNGEASVSGWNLGSLTLTPPTYYNGQLNLTVTSTSTEALGGSATTTAQIPVTVYPATYNAITATSGSDNVTGTDGNDVVVADIGGLTVVPGTNYNIAFMVDSSGSMSEASLTAAKNSLTSVFNTLKQSMGGNSGTVNIFLADFDSQVNTSVSVNLNDPDALNQLKGVLDSMASGGGTNYEDVFKTTANFFKSTEAMGNTGAKNLTYFITDGKPTYYQTGEQTNPTLYDNVKLDDVLSASKYTVGKYYTQTIDSTHKYTIYENGEMYLSTKNGKKWTDSYVGKVHAEGNGTFELSNLGGTGYGDYWNYVDSATGSSESFTLLKGLSTVEAIGLNNDVTLNDLKPYDSDSTPQTNIDPNNLANSIIGHTEATLPGSDTVNGGEGNDILFGDLVSFNGIAGEGYQAIQAFVAQQSGVDVSKVTTSNVHQYITEHYTAFDVSGAHDGNDTLLGGAGNDILFGQGGNDTLNGGKGNDILLGGSGNDTLLGGPGNDTLIGGLGGDTFVWKSGDTGTDVIKDFKASDGDRIDLRDLLQGETGSTIDHFLKISTVDGVSSLQVSTTGQFNAANGAAATPDVTIKLEGNNWSNVNLNSLIAGSDPTIKVDHNNS